The window ATAATATATTTTGGATTCCATGGCGGGAATAGAGATTGGTATATCTGTCTGATACTCTGCCGGATAGCCTGGAGCAGCCAAAACTACTGCTACAGAATGATTGTTATCCCATTTCAAAGATAATTCATTCACCTTGCCCTCACAAACCGCCATACATACATCTGTAAAATCTGTTTTTAGAAGCGCTAATACAGCTTGTGTTTCCGGATCTCCTAAGCGACAGTTGAATTCAATTACTTTGGGTCCTTCTTTTGTAATCATCAACCCCAAATAGAGTATCCCTGTATATGCGGTGTTTTCTGCTTGCATAGCTTGCAAGATTGGTGCAACAATACTGTGTTCGATGTCTTTTTGGTAACACTCAGCTTCGGAAACGGGACAGATTGCCCCCATTCCTCCAGTGTTAGGACCTCGATCCCCATCCAAAAGTTGCTTATGGTCTTGTGCGAAAAGCGTACTTACAAAATTACAGCCATCGGTAATAGCAAAAAGAGATACTTCCCATCCTCGTAAGAATTCCTCTGCTATCACACCGCCTCTGCCACAGTTCTGATGCAGAAGATTGTCACAACAAGAGATAGCTTCATCGATACTATAGGCTATCATTACGCCTTTTCCGGCAGCCAGACCATCAGCCTTCAGAACTACCGGAAGAGTGAAATTAGTTAGTACTTTCTTAGCTTCATTTACATTTTTTATTATTTGATACTTGGCAGTTGGTATCTCATATTTATTCATTAGAGATTTGGCATAGAACTTAGAATACTCCAATTTTGCTGCCGCCTGTGAAGGCGCAAATACTCTTATGGAATGCTTCCGCAAATAATCTGACAAACCTTCTGCTATTGGTTGCTCGGAACCAATAAACACAATATCGATATCAGCTTCTTGGCAAAAGCTGCGGATATGTTCAAAATCCTCCAGCTTAATACACATATACGTTTCAGCTATTCCGTCATTTCCGGGGCTTACATAAATTATCGAAGTGTTCTTGCTTGTTGCAAATGCGTCAGCAACTGCATGCTCTCGTGCACCACTGCCTATTATTAACACTTTCAACTAAAATGACCTCAAAGTCTTGATCAGTTCTAAAATGGCGGCTTCGGAGGCCTTAAACCTTATGCTCTCACGATCTCCGGTAAAGACCTTGTGCATAGAAAATTCCTTATCG is drawn from Candidatus Cloacimonadota bacterium and contains these coding sequences:
- the purD gene encoding phosphoribosylamine--glycine ligase; the protein is MLIIGSGAREHAVADAFATSKNTSIIYVSPGNDGIAETYMCIKLEDFEHIRSFCQEADIDIVFIGSEQPIAEGLSDYLRKHSIRVFAPSQAAAKLEYSKFYAKSLMNKYEIPTAKYQIIKNVNEAKKVLTNFTLPVVLKADGLAAGKGVMIAYSIDEAISCCDNLLHQNCGRGGVIAEEFLRGWEVSLFAITDGCNFVSTLFAQDHKQLLDGDRGPNTGGMGAICPVSEAECYQKDIEHSIVAPILQAMQAENTAYTGILYLGLMITKEGPKVIEFNCRLGDPETQAVLALLKTDFTDVCMAVCEGKVNELSLKWDNNHSVAVVLAAPGYPAEYQTDIPISIPAMESKIYYAGVSKSESGFKSSKGRVLTIMATAKTLELARDKVYADIKKISFPNMVYRKDIGLRKNKL